In Pantoea phytobeneficialis, one genomic interval encodes:
- a CDS encoding SDR family oxidoreductase — translation MSQKRTFLITGASKGIGFALSQRLAASGHQVIGIARSAPAQPFPGHFVALDLADSAGFKQALEDITAQFPLDGVINNVGLVRPQYLADVTLDALDEVLKVNLQPALLATQAALPGMQSRGFGRVVNISSLTVLGVPQRTSYAAAKAALVSFTRSWALELATQGITVNAVAPGPTETELFRASNPPGSLGEQRYLSSVPMKRFGQPDEIAATIAFLLSEEAGFMTGQTLYVDGGASIGVAQI, via the coding sequence ATGAGCCAGAAAAGAACATTTCTGATTACCGGTGCCAGTAAAGGTATTGGCTTTGCACTTTCACAGCGTTTGGCGGCCAGTGGACATCAGGTGATTGGCATTGCGCGCAGTGCGCCAGCCCAACCCTTCCCCGGTCACTTTGTCGCGCTGGACCTGGCAGATAGTGCGGGATTCAAACAAGCCCTGGAGGACATCACTGCCCAATTCCCCCTTGATGGCGTCATCAACAATGTCGGCCTGGTCCGACCGCAATATCTGGCAGATGTCACCCTCGATGCACTGGATGAAGTATTAAAAGTGAATTTACAGCCAGCGTTGCTGGCAACTCAGGCCGCATTACCCGGTATGCAGTCGCGAGGTTTCGGACGGGTAGTTAACATTTCCAGCCTGACGGTACTTGGCGTGCCGCAGCGCACCTCATATGCCGCGGCCAAGGCGGCGCTGGTCAGCTTTACCCGGAGCTGGGCGCTGGAACTGGCAACCCAGGGGATTACCGTAAACGCCGTGGCACCAGGCCCCACCGAAACAGAACTGTTCCGTGCCAGCAATCCCCCAGGCAGTCTGGGAGAACAGCGTTACCTCAGTAGCGTACCGATGAAGCGCTTCGGGCAGCCGGATGAGATCGCCGCAACCATTGCGTTCCTGTTATCTGAAGAGGCGGGATTTATGACGGGGCAGACGTTATATGTCGATGGGGGAGCATCAATTGGGGTAGCGCAGATTTAA